A window of Anaerobaca lacustris genomic DNA:
CAGATCGGCGACGGCGTCCTTCAAGGGCCGGCTTTTGGAATTGACGCATTCATCGGCGCCGACCCGGCGGGCCAAGTCCAGACGAAAGTCGCTGATGTCACAGGCGACGGTTCGCTTGGCGCCGCGCAGTTTGGCGGCCTGGAGGATGAACAGGCCGATGGTGCCGGCGCCGATGACGACGGCTGTTTCGGCGTCGGCGATCGGGCTGCGGTTGGCGGCGTGCGTGCCGATCGATGCCGGCTCCAGCAGGGCCGCCTGAACGAAGGACATATCGTCGGGAAGCTTCGCAACGATCCAGTGCGGCACGGCGACGAACTCGGCGAAGGCTCCATGCCGTTTGAACTCGGGGACCGAGACGCCGAGCACCTGGCGATGGACGCAGCGGTTGAACAGACCCTGCCGGCACGCGGGGCACTTGTTGCAATAGACCGTCGAATCGAAGCAGACGCGGTCGCCGGGGGCGAAGTCCGTGACATGCGCGCCGACCCGTTCGACGACGCCGGCGGCCTCGTGGCCCATGATCAGCGGGGGCAGTCGCCGGCCGGTCTTGCCGGTGTAGCCCTGCACGTCCGAGCCACAGATGCCGCACGCCCTGACGTGGACCAGCACATCGTCGTCACCGACGTTCGGGTCGGGGGCATCCGTGTATTCGAGCGTGTGCGGCCCGGTGTAGAGTAGCGCTTTCAATCGAGCACCTCATTTCTGTATTCCCATCGGAATCGACAGGCGTCCCAGCATATCGCAGAGACGCCCCGTCGGAAAGACCGTTGTCGCCTCGATCAGATCAGGGGCAGGACTGTGGCGAACGCCGCGGTGATGAGCAGGCCGATCACCGCCATCGAGCTGACCGTCACGGTCCAGGTCTTGAGCGTTTCGATCTCGGTCAGGCCGCCCATCTTGGCGAAGATCCAGAAGCCCGAATCGTTCATCCAGTTGCCGCATTGGGCGCCGAACCCGATGGCCGCCGCCAGGTAGGCCGGATGGTAGCCCAGGGCCTGCGGCGAGGCGATCATCCCCGCCAGCATGCCCGACGTGGCGATCATCGAGACGGTGCTGGAGCCTTGGGCGAATTTGAGCAGTGTGGCGATGAAGAACGCCATGAACAGCACCTTGACGCCGCCGAGGGCCGCGGTGCTGTCGCCGGCCACGAGTTGCTGGATTGCCTCGGCGACACGGGCCTGCTGGAGCATCGCACCGAAGGCGCCGCCGGCCGAGGTGATGAGGATGATGACGCCGCCGCTCATCAGCGAGGACTCCACGGTTCGGGCGAACTGTTCGCGGGTGGGCCTTCGCTGTGACCAGAGCACGTAGAGGGCGATGGCCGCCGAGAGGAGCATGGCGAGATTGGCGTTGCCGAGGACGGCGGTGACCATCTCGACTTTGCGGATGGCCGCTGCTTCGTCGGCGCCCTTGGCGAGCGTCGAGACGATCGTGTGCATCGAGATCAGCACCACGGGCAGGATGATCGGTAGGATCGACGGCAGCAGGGCGGGGAGCTGTTCGTCGGGCAGCGGTTCCGGCTCGGGGCCGGTGCCTTCGAGGGGTCGCATGGGGATGTCGATCCGCCGGGCCAGCCAGCCGACGAGGAAGTAGATCGCGACGGCCGTCGGCGCCGCGCAGAGCAGGCCGACGAGCATCATCATGCCCAGATCGATGCCCAGCGTCCCGGCGATCAGCAGTGGTCCCGGCGTCGGCGGGACCAGCGAGTGCGTGATCGACGCGCCCGCGCCCATCGCGAGGATCAGCAGCAGGTAGCTTCGTCCGGTGCGACGGTGCATCGAGCGGGCCAGCGGCAGCAGCAGATAGAACACGGTGTCGAAGAAGACGGGCACCGAGAGGACGAAGCCGCTGGACATCAACGAGATGGCGCAGCGCTTCTCGCCGAGCAGTCCGACGAACAGGCGCACGACGCGGTCGGCGGCGCCCGAATCGATCAGGCACCTGCCGATGATCGCGGCGAAGGCGATGACCAGGCCGATCTTGCCGGCCATCGTGCCGAACTCGGCGGCGACGCGACTGATCTTGTCGCTGAACTCGCCCGGCGCCAGGAGGCTGACGACCAGCGCCGCGGTGATCAACGCCAGAAACGCGTTGACGCGCAAGGCCACGATCATGCCGATGACGATGGCGATGCCGACGGCCAGGATGAGCAGCGGGCCGGCCACGCCGATCGGGTCGGGGGGCTGGGCCGCCCCAACGGTTGAGAGAATCAGTCCATTCAAGGTTCTGCCCTCCATGAATCAACAGGCGCTCGCGGGTGGACCGGCGTCCGTCGCCCGCTTGCCACAGCTTAACGTGCCATGCGGAAAATATCCAGCAGGACTTGCGGGACCTGGGTCACGCAGAGATAGCCGTAGAAGGCGAACGTGCCGAGCAGGCCCGCCGCGAAGATCCAGCCCGGCTTGAGCACCTCGTACGCCTCCTTTGAGAGCATGCGGGGCATGACGATGAACAGCCCGAACGCCACAGCGGCCGCCTGGAGGGCGATCAGGAGAATCCCTTCGAGGATCGAGGCGACCTTCAGCAGGGAGATCGGCTGCGTGCCAAGGCAGCAGACGACCAGTACGCTCGTGCAGAAGAACAGGATGAGGAAGAGATGGAATTGTCGCTTCCAGACGAGCCGGCGGTCGAAGCCGGGGATGCAGATCCGGCACGAATCGGCCAGCAGGCGCGGCCAGCCGGCAAGCTGGCCCATCAGCGTCGAGACCATCGCCACGGCGCCGCAGAGCTTGAAGACGAAGCCGCCCGCCTTGTCCCAGCGGCGGGCGAAGACCTCCGAGAGCACCTCGGCCATATTGTCATTCTGGGGGACCATGCGTTCGACACCCAGGATGCCGGCGCCGGCGACCAGGAATGCGCCGGTGACGAGGATGCCCAGGACCATTGCGATAGTGGAATCGACGTAGAGCGTGCGACACCAGCCCTTGATGCACTGCGCCGTCCGGCGGGGCATCGCTCGCAGGTGGGTCAGATCGGCGGACTTGCCGTAG
This region includes:
- a CDS encoding zinc-dependent alcohol dehydrogenase; the protein is MKALLYTGPHTLEYTDAPDPNVGDDDVLVHVRACGICGSDVQGYTGKTGRRLPPLIMGHEAAGVVERVGAHVTDFAPGDRVCFDSTVYCNKCPACRQGLFNRCVHRQVLGVSVPEFKRHGAFAEFVAVPHWIVAKLPDDMSFVQAALLEPASIGTHAANRSPIADAETAVVIGAGTIGLFILQAAKLRGAKRTVACDISDFRLDLARRVGADECVNSKSRPLKDAVADLTDSRGADVTFEAVGFAETFRQAVAITRTGGSVVAVGNLAKEAEFNLQELVSRELTFAGSYASSGEFRTCIDLIASGRIDVGPLVSEVLPLSDGPSAFRRLLDGKENLLKIVLEP
- a CDS encoding GntP family permease, which gives rise to MNGLILSTVGAAQPPDPIGVAGPLLILAVGIAIVIGMIVALRVNAFLALITAALVVSLLAPGEFSDKISRVAAEFGTMAGKIGLVIAFAAIIGRCLIDSGAADRVVRLFVGLLGEKRCAISLMSSGFVLSVPVFFDTVFYLLLPLARSMHRRTGRSYLLLILAMGAGASITHSLVPPTPGPLLIAGTLGIDLGMMMLVGLLCAAPTAVAIYFLVGWLARRIDIPMRPLEGTGPEPEPLPDEQLPALLPSILPIILPVVLISMHTIVSTLAKGADEAAAIRKVEMVTAVLGNANLAMLLSAAIALYVLWSQRRPTREQFARTVESSLMSGGVIILITSAGGAFGAMLQQARVAEAIQQLVAGDSTAALGGVKVLFMAFFIATLLKFAQGSSTVSMIATSGMLAGMIASPQALGYHPAYLAAAIGFGAQCGNWMNDSGFWIFAKMGGLTEIETLKTWTVTVSSMAVIGLLITAAFATVLPLI